CCCGACTTCTCGCTGCAGGGCCCGGTGGAGATCGAGCCGCTGCGCTCGATCCGCCGCAAGGTGGCGCGCAAGATGACGACCTCGATGATCCTAGTGCCGCACGTCGCCCACATGGACGACGCCGACGTCACGGAGCTCGAGGAGTTCCGCCTGAAGATGAAGGCGCGGCGCGACGGCGAGCCCGGCGGCAAGCTGACGCTGCTGTCGTTCGTGATCCGCGCGATCACCGCGGGCCTGCGGGCGGCGCCGGCGTTCAACGCCAGCCTCGACCCGTTCCGCGAGGAGATCGTCTACAAGAAGTACTACAACATCGGTTTCGCGGCGGACACCGGGAAGGGCCTGGTGGTGCCGGTGATCCGCGGCACCGACGTCAAGAGCATCCGCGAGATCTCGCGCGAGATCGAGGAGAAGGCCGCGCTGGCCCGCGAGGGCAAGCTGCCCCTGGAGGACATGCAGGGCGGCACCTTCACGATCACCAACGTCGGCCCGCTGGGCGGCACCGCCCTGATCCCCACGATCAACTACCCCGAGGTGGCGATCCTGGGCATGGGCCGCGTGCAGGAGAAGCCCGTGGTGCGCGACGGCCAGATCGTGATCCGCAAGATCCTGCCGCTGACGCTGGCCTTCGACCACCGCGTGGCCGACGGCGCCGACGCGGCGCGCTTCGTGGGCGAGCTGGTGCGCAACCTGAGCGACCCGAACCTGCTTTTATTGGATACCTAGAACCGAGGAGAGGCCGCTCATGGTGATGGGAAGCCTGAACACCGAAGTCGAGGTCGTGGTCATCGGCTCGGGGCCCGGCGGCTACGTGGCGGCGCTGCGCCTGGCGGACCTCGGCAAGGAAGTCATGGTCGTCGAGGAGCGGGAGCGCCCCGGCGGCGTCTGCCTGCTGGAGGGCTGCATCCCCTCGAAGTCGCTCATCAACGCCATCGAGCTGAGCGAGGCGGCCAAGGGCGCCGCGCGCCTCGGCCTGACCTTCACCGGGATGAAGATCGACCACGTGAAACTGCGCGAGTGGACCGACGGCGTGGTGGCCCAGCTGTCCGGCGGCGTCAAGACGCTGCTGCAGAAGCGCGGCGTGGAGATCGTGCACGGCCGCGCCCGCTTCCAGGACAACCACACCCTCGCCATCGAGGGGGGCGGCACGATCGCCTTCAAGCAGTGCATCATCGCCACCGGCTCGTCGCTGAACCGGCTGCCGCCGGGCATCGACCAGAGCGTCTGGTCGTCGGCCGACGCGCTGA
This genomic window from bacterium contains:
- a CDS encoding dihydrolipoamide acetyltransferase family protein, which encodes PVAKAAPAHKPAGSGRAAEETPAGLPAEEPAPAAAPAKSPVKSPAPARTETQPNSTVSGRPVPAAPATRRLARELGVDLALVSGTGPGGRVTPVDVQAYLAGGSPAAASAPSAPSAPIADRAAEGTHLAAAASAIPFLDIEPLPDFSLQGPVEIEPLRSIRRKVARKMTTSMILVPHVAHMDDADVTELEEFRLKMKARRDGEPGGKLTLLSFVIRAITAGLRAAPAFNASLDPFREEIVYKKYYNIGFAADTGKGLVVPVIRGTDVKSIREISREIEEKAALAREGKLPLEDMQGGTFTITNVGPLGGTALIPTINYPEVAILGMGRVQEKPVVRDGQIVIRKILPLTLAFDHRVADGADAARFVGELVRNLSDPNLLLLDT